One Tolypothrix bouteillei VB521301 DNA window includes the following coding sequences:
- a CDS encoding NB-ARC domain-containing protein, giving the protein MSHGPRIKTILILAAIPHGLRLDKEIRSIEEAIRRAAKRDVFEIKIRTAVRTQDIRHALAEEQPQIVHFCGHGLEDGSLLLEDDSGENKPVPAKGLASLFQLHADYVECVLLNVCHSDKQATAISKHVNYAIGMNQPIGDKAAIAFAIGFYDGLGYATSNNLDVFQRAFEEGLVAIQLEHPNEGQIPVLQRKASIDKHIYKNRFPQGRNFQAPPLPAHFVDRPEYSQDLKNLLLKKSLDNRTLAVTAIHGLGSVGKSTITAALAHDEDIQVHFCDGILWATLGQQPDVLSLLSGWVQALGDYNFKPTSTDAATNHLRTLLYDKAVLLVVDDAWDTKHAQAFNVGGSKCQVLVTTREGAIAKVLGASIYSLDVMKPSQAIELLTKKLGRDMIGTECQEAETLAKEVGYLPLALELAAAQIASGTSWAILLQDIQLEIARLKTFDDPEARDMTDEASLKRLSLRASLNLSVQRLPEEERQNFIWLGVLPEDATITHSMTVTLWNLEDERDATDTLEYLQSKALLLPGETLLNGTSTYRLHDLFHDLARNLLTAPEKPKRYGDLPGLGLKLSDAHCQFLERYREKTENGLWHTLPSDGYIYQRLVWHLEKAGKKEEIHKLLQEETPLGRNGWYEACASNGQNAIFVTDIARAWFLAEEMFHEEPSQSIALQCRYALMTASLNSLTANVPVELLQALVKKNVWTPEQGLAYTLQSSNSELKARLLAELVNCLPSNAKELALSKALAVAKEIQDESRRALALSTLADKLPPQLLPEALAAVRAIQDKLSRASALGSLAGKLPEVLPEALAVAREIQDESRRTSALSTLADKLPPQLLPEALAVAREIQDEWSRASVLSALADKLPPQLLPEALATAKEIQNEWSRASTLSALANKLPPQLLPEALAAVRAIQDKLSRASALGSLAHKLPEVLPEALTAAREIPSETRRADILSALVDKLPPQLLPEALAIAREIQDESYRVCALSALADKLPKVLPEALAIARVIASERHRASALSALADKLPPQLLPEALALTKEILSEWHRASALISLADKLPPQLLPEALAIAREIQDRSCRASALSSLADKLSPQLLPETLAIARAIQDEEYCADALGALAEKLPSMLTLALAIARKIPSEWRRASALSSLADKLPQVLPEALDAAREIPSEWRRASALSSLADKLPQVLPEALAAAREIPSEWRRASALSSLAGKLSPELLPEALAIAKEIQGESPRADALSSLAGKLPPELLPEALTIAKEIQGESPRADALSSLADKLPPELLPEALAIAKQFQSEWRRADALSTLADKLPQVLPEALATAREIPSKSRRADALGALADKLPSVLPEALAIAREIQSESPRASALSSLADKLPPELLLEALAIAKEIQDEWSRANALSALANKLTPELLPEALAIAREIQSESPRASALSSLADKLPPELLLEALAITRDIQDEWNRANTLSALADKLLPELLPEALAIARDIQDESPRASVLSSLATKLPSVLPEVLAIARDIPSEEHRAYTLSALADKWPPQLLLEALAITGEIPSEEYRAHTLSALALPLSKIPTTLLFPVWGQTLHELSLRTRQNLLRDIKTLVPVIFALGGQGAIAEASCAISNVARWWQ; this is encoded by the coding sequence ATGAGTCACGGCCCGCGTATCAAAACAATTCTGATTCTGGCTGCCATTCCCCACGGACTACGCTTGGACAAGGAAATTCGTTCAATTGAAGAAGCTATCCGCCGTGCTGCAAAGCGGGATGTCTTCGAGATTAAGATTAGAACTGCTGTCCGCACTCAGGATATTCGCCACGCTCTTGCAGAAGAACAACCCCAAATTGTTCATTTTTGCGGACACGGGCTAGAAGATGGTAGCTTGCTATTAGAAGATGACTCAGGAGAAAACAAGCCCGTTCCAGCAAAAGGGCTAGCATCACTGTTTCAGTTGCACGCAGATTATGTGGAATGCGTACTGCTTAATGTCTGTCATTCTGACAAACAAGCTACTGCAATTAGCAAACACGTCAATTACGCGATCGGGATGAATCAGCCCATTGGAGATAAGGCAGCGATCGCATTTGCTATTGGATTTTACGATGGATTGGGCTACGCAACTTCAAATAATCTTGATGTGTTTCAAAGGGCTTTTGAGGAAGGTTTGGTTGCAATTCAATTAGAACATCCGAACGAAGGGCAAATTCCAGTTTTGCAAAGAAAAGCCAGTATAGATAAACATATCTATAAAAACCGTTTCCCTCAAGGTAGAAATTTTCAAGCACCACCCCTACCCGCTCACTTTGTAGACCGCCCAGAGTACAGCCAAGATTTAAAGAATCTTCTCCTTAAAAAATCATTAGATAATCGCACTTTAGCAGTGACCGCCATTCACGGTTTAGGTTCTGTGGGCAAATCGACCATTACAGCTGCTTTAGCACATGACGAAGATATACAAGTTCATTTTTGTGATGGCATTCTTTGGGCAACTCTGGGTCAGCAACCCGATGTCCTTTCCCTACTGAGTGGTTGGGTACAGGCTTTGGGCGACTATAACTTTAAGCCAACCAGTACAGACGCCGCTACCAATCATCTCCGTACCCTGTTATATGACAAAGCTGTGCTGTTGGTTGTAGATGATGCCTGGGATACAAAGCACGCACAAGCATTTAATGTAGGTGGTTCTAAGTGTCAGGTACTGGTTACAACTCGGGAGGGTGCGATCGCTAAAGTGTTAGGAGCGAGTATCTATAGCTTAGATGTGATGAAACCATCCCAGGCTATAGAACTGCTGACAAAGAAGTTAGGACGTGACATGATAGGGACAGAGTGTCAGGAAGCTGAAACCTTAGCAAAAGAGGTTGGGTATCTCCCCCTAGCACTGGAATTGGCAGCAGCCCAGATTGCAAGTGGTACGTCTTGGGCAATCTTATTACAAGATATTCAACTTGAAATTGCTCGGTTAAAAACTTTTGATGACCCTGAAGCTCGTGATATGACTGATGAAGCTTCCTTAAAACGTCTTAGCTTAAGAGCATCATTAAATTTAAGCGTACAGCGATTGCCAGAAGAAGAAAGGCAAAATTTTATTTGGCTCGGGGTGTTACCAGAGGATGCAACCATTACTCACTCAATGACGGTAACACTTTGGAATCTAGAGGATGAGCGCGATGCAACTGATACATTGGAATACTTACAAAGTAAGGCGCTGCTATTACCTGGTGAGACTTTACTTAACGGTACATCCACTTACCGTTTGCACGACTTATTTCATGACTTAGCTCGTAATTTGTTAACTGCTCCTGAAAAACCAAAACGTTATGGTGATTTGCCTGGATTGGGTTTGAAGTTGAGTGATGCTCACTGCCAGTTTTTGGAGCGGTACCGAGAAAAAACCGAAAATGGTTTATGGCATACCCTACCAAGTGATGGTTATATATATCAGCGTCTTGTTTGGCATTTAGAAAAGGCGGGTAAAAAAGAGGAAATTCACAAATTGTTACAGGAGGAAACTCCGTTAGGACGCAATGGGTGGTATGAGGCGTGTGCGAGCAATGGGCAAAATGCCATTTTTGTGACTGACATAGCACGCGCTTGGTTTTTAGCTGAAGAAATGTTTCACGAAGAACCTTCGCAGTCAATAGCACTACAGTGCCGTTATGCTCTGATGACTGCATCCCTGAATAGTCTCACAGCTAATGTACCAGTAGAATTGCTGCAAGCATTAGTGAAAAAAAATGTGTGGACTCCAGAACAAGGATTAGCTTATACCCTGCAAAGCTCGAATTCAGAGCTAAAAGCACGATTGCTTGCGGAGCTAGTCAATTGTTTGCCATCAAACGCAAAAGAATTAGCACTCTCAAAAGCTCTTGCTGTCGCCAAAGAAATTCAGGATGAGTCTCGTCGCGCTCTAGCCTTGAGTACCTTAGCGGACAAATTGCCACCACAATTATTACCCGAAGCTCTTGCTGCCGTCAGAGCGATTCAGGATAAGTTGAGCCGCGCCTCTGCCCTGGGTTCCTTAGCTGGCAAATTGCCCGAGGTGTTACCAGAAGCTCTTGCTGTCGCCAGAGAAATTCAGGATGAGTCTCGTCGTACCTCTGCTCTAAGTACCTTAGCGGACAAATTGCCACCACAATTATTACCAGAAGCTCTTGCTGTCGCCAGAGAAATTCAGGATGAGTGGAGCCGCGCCTCTGTCCTGAGTGCCTTAGCGGACAAATTGCCACCACAATTATTACCAGAAGCTCTTGCTACCGCCAAAGAAATTCAGAATGAGTGGAGCCGCGCTTCTACCCTGAGTGCCTTAGCTAATAAACTGCCACCACAATTATTACCAGAGGCTCTCGCTGCTGTCAGAGCGATTCAGGATAAGTTGAGCCGCGCCTCTGCCCTGGGTTCTTTAGCTCACAAACTGCCGGAGGTGTTACCAGAAGCTCTTACTGCCGCTAGAGAAATTCCGTCTGAGACTCGTCGCGCCGATATCCTGAGTGCGTTAGTTGACAAATTGCCACCACAATTATTACCAGAAGCTCTTGCGATCGCTAGAGAGATTCAAGATGAGTCTTATCGCGTCTGTGCCCTGAGTGCTTTAGCTGACAAACTGCCGAAGGTGCTACCAGAAGCTCTTGCCATAGCCAGAGTAATTGCATCTGAGCGGCATCGTGCCTCTGCCCTGAGTGCCTTAGCGGACAAATTGCCACCACAATTATTACCAGAAGCTCTTGCTCTCACCAAAGAGATTCTGTCTGAGTGGCATCGTGCCTCTGCCCTGATTTCTTTAGCTGACAAACTGCCACCACAATTATTACCAGAAGCTCTTGCCATAGCCAGAGAGATTCAAGATCGATCTTGTCGTGCCTCTGCCCTGAGTTCCTTAGCTGACAAATTGTCGCCACAATTATTACCAGAAACTCTCGCTATAGCCAGAGCAATTCAGGATGAGGAGTATTGCGCCGATGCCCTGGGTGCTTTAGCTGAGAAACTACCTTCAATGTTAACATTAGCTCTGGCTATAGCCAGAAAGATTCCGTCTGAGTGGCGTCGCGCCTCTGCCCTGAGTTCCTTAGCTGACAAACTGCCGCAGGTCTTACCAGAAGCTCTCGATGCTGCTAGAGAGATTCCGTCTGAGTGGCGTCGCGCCTCTGCCCTGAGTTCCTTAGCTGACAAACTGCCGCAGGTCTTACCAGAAGCCCTCGCTGCTGCCAGAGAGATTCCGTCTGAGTGGCGTCGCGCCTCTGCCCTGAGTTCCTTAGCGGGTAAACTGTCACCAGAATTATTACCAGAAGCTCTTGCCATAGCCAAAGAGATTCAGGGTGAGTCTCCTCGCGCTGATGCCCTGAGTTCCTTAGCGGGTAAACTGCCACCAGAATTATTACCAGAAGCTCTTACCATAGCTAAAGAGATTCAGGGTGAGTCTCCTCGCGCTGATGCCCTGAGTTCCTTAGCTGACAAACTGCCACCAGAATTATTACCAGAAGCTCTTGCCATAGCCAAACAGTTTCAATCTGAGTGGCGTCGCGCCGATGCCTTAAGTACCTTAGCTGATAAACTGCCGCAGGTCTTACCAGAAGCTCTCGCCACAGCCAGAGAGATTCCGTCTAAATCTCGTCGCGCCGATGCCTTGGGTGCCTTAGCTGATAAACTGCCCTCAGTGTTACCAGAAGCTCTCGCCATAGCCAGAGAGATTCAGAGTGAGTCTCCTCGTGCCTCTGCCCTGAGTTCATTAGCTGATAAACTGCCACCAGAATTATTACTAGAAGCACTTGCCATAGCCAAAGAAATTCAGGATGAGTGGAGCCGCGCCAATGCCCTCAGTGCCTTAGCTAATAAACTGACACCAGAATTACTACCAGAAGCTCTCGCCATAGCCAGAGAGATTCAGAGTGAGTCTCCTCGTGCATCTGCCCTGAGTTCATTAGCTGATAAACTGCCACCAGAATTATTACTAGAAGCACTTGCCATAACCAGAGACATTCAGGATGAGTGGAACCGTGCCAATACCTTGAGTGCCTTAGCTGATAAACTGCTACCAGAATTATTACCAGAAGCACTTGCCATAGCCAGAGACATTCAGGATGAGTCTCCTCGCGCCTCTGTCCTAAGTTCTTTAGCTACCAAACTGCCCTCAGTGTTACCAGAAGTACTTGCCATAGCCAGAGACATTCCGTCTGAGGAGCATCGCGCCTATACCCTAAGTGCCTTAGCTGACAAATGGCCCCCACAGCTATTACTAGAAGCACTTGCCATAACCGGAGAGATTCCATCTGAGGAGTATCGCGCCCATACCTTAAGTGCCTTAGCTCTCCCTTTGTCAAAGATACCAACGACTTTACTTTTTCCTGTCTGGGGGCAGACACTTCATGAGTTATCTCTTCGTACTCGTCAAAATTTATTGAGAGATATAAAAACACTAGTTCCAGTTATTTTTGCATTAGGAGGTCAGGGGGCAATAGCAGAAGCGAGTTGTGCTATCTCAAATGTGGCACGATGGTGGCAATAA
- a CDS encoding retropepsin-like aspartic protease family protein encodes MKRVVGRWIKTIALVSTLVFLASSERITAQDMGACYMVTTSGRAISLGKLCGVTPSDKGVFRIPIKRRMGKTPVVDVTFNGHKTFEMIVDTGASITLITSNMANTLKLKPTGNMQAEIADGSQVKFSLSQVNSIAVGGAVVNNVEVAIAPKAGIGLLGHNFFDNYDVKILGNVIEFSRR; translated from the coding sequence ATGAAAAGGGTTGTGGGTAGATGGATAAAAACAATTGCATTGGTCTCCACTTTGGTGTTTTTGGCATCCTCAGAGAGAATAACTGCTCAAGACATGGGAGCCTGCTACATGGTAACGACTTCTGGTAGAGCCATAAGTTTGGGAAAATTATGCGGTGTTACACCTTCAGATAAAGGGGTTTTTCGGATTCCCATCAAACGCCGTATGGGAAAAACACCAGTTGTGGACGTTACGTTTAACGGGCATAAAACTTTTGAAATGATTGTTGATACGGGTGCTAGCATAACTCTAATCACCTCAAACATGGCAAATACTCTAAAGCTTAAGCCCACAGGTAACATGCAAGCAGAAATTGCTGATGGTAGTCAAGTCAAATTTTCTCTGAGTCAAGTGAATTCCATTGCTGTTGGTGGCGCTGTGGTGAATAATGTTGAAGTTGCGATCGCTCCAAAAGCGGGTATTGGACTGTTAGGTCATAATTTCTTCGATAACTATGATGTCAAAATTTTAGGAAATGTTATCGAATTTTCTCGGCGTTAA
- a CDS encoding cold shock domain-containing protein: MTANLQPGDRFINAELPNHKNELVKLSDFTQPSLMDRHMGFTDGYPLIVVFYRGFFCPRDREQLSQLVRFQSELAVNYGSLVTISVDPPLVQAAFRAGLGAQWSFLCDEKRELIKQINILDSTEGEYAYRAQPYTFILRPDLTIYKIYNGWFFVGRPTLEELRHDLRAIMETRSDYRYEAYDTDQVKQVRIPQQEWLNGGPPLGANGRTVLQGTVRWFDLKTGNGAIGRNDGGEDVFFNFTAIPGEGYRTISAGTAVKFELAQSQFGWVARNVRSM, translated from the coding sequence ATGACCGCAAATTTACAACCAGGGGATCGCTTTATAAATGCCGAACTGCCGAATCACAAAAATGAACTGGTGAAGCTTTCCGATTTCACTCAGCCCAGCCTGATGGATCGTCACATGGGTTTTACCGACGGTTACCCGTTGATTGTTGTCTTCTATCGAGGCTTCTTTTGTCCTAGAGATCGAGAACAGCTTTCCCAGTTAGTACGGTTTCAAAGTGAATTGGCAGTCAATTACGGCTCCTTGGTAACAATTAGTGTGGACCCGCCTCTAGTTCAAGCTGCTTTCCGGGCTGGATTGGGAGCACAGTGGTCGTTTCTATGTGACGAGAAACGCGAACTGATAAAGCAAATTAATATTTTAGATAGCACGGAAGGTGAGTATGCCTATCGCGCTCAACCTTATACTTTTATTTTGCGTCCCGATTTAACCATCTACAAAATTTACAACGGTTGGTTCTTTGTCGGGCGACCAACACTTGAAGAATTGCGGCACGATTTGCGGGCAATTATGGAGACGCGCTCCGATTACCGCTATGAAGCTTACGATACCGACCAAGTCAAACAAGTTCGCATCCCCCAACAAGAATGGTTGAATGGTGGACCACCATTGGGAGCCAATGGAAGAACTGTGTTGCAAGGAACTGTACGTTGGTTCGATCTCAAAACGGGCAATGGTGCAATTGGCAGAAATGACGGTGGTGAAGATGTCTTCTTCAACTTCACCGCTATTCCAGGAGAGGGATACCGTACCATATCAGCTGGTACGGCTGTCAAATTTGAGTTAGCCCAAAGCCAGTTTGGTTGGGTAGCTCGCAACGTGCGATCGATGTAG
- a CDS encoding APC family permease, producing the protein MPQLRRELGVMGATMMGLGSIIGTGVFVSIGISAGIAGPSVILALALAAFVATCNGLNSAQLAANHAVSGGTYEYGYKYLNPWFGFTAGWMFLLAKTASAATAALGFAGYLLTTTNLIGSGFFVPTALIAVAILTLIVLSGLRRSNLINIIIVSITLLSLCFFVVVCLPSAIENSAKNLTPFFTGNTASLLQATALMFVAYTGYGRIATMGEEAKEPRKTIPRAMVVTLLLTMLLYIAVAVVGIGAVGADVLGKVTQQVQAAPLELVVRNVVGSSGGVVLALGAMTAMLGVLLNLILGLSRVVLAMARRRDLPGILARLNKSETTPVWAVLVVGIAIALLVLIGNVKTTWSFSAFSVLIYYAVTNLAALQLPPQERLYPKWLAWAGLASCAFLAFWVEQQIWLVGLTLIAVGLIWRVIVRLLTTD; encoded by the coding sequence ATGCCCCAATTACGAAGAGAATTAGGGGTGATGGGTGCAACGATGATGGGACTGGGCTCGATTATTGGTACAGGTGTATTTGTAAGTATAGGCATATCTGCTGGAATTGCTGGACCTAGCGTTATACTTGCACTGGCGTTAGCTGCTTTCGTTGCCACTTGCAACGGTCTAAACAGTGCTCAGTTAGCTGCCAATCATGCTGTCAGTGGTGGAACTTATGAATACGGCTATAAGTACCTTAATCCTTGGTTTGGTTTTACAGCAGGCTGGATGTTTCTCTTAGCCAAAACTGCTTCAGCAGCCACGGCTGCATTGGGTTTTGCTGGCTACTTACTGACTACTACCAATCTTATAGGTAGTGGCTTTTTCGTTCCTACGGCTTTAATAGCTGTGGCTATTCTGACTCTAATTGTTCTAAGTGGGCTTCGGCGCTCTAACCTGATTAATATCATCATTGTATCGATAACGCTGCTATCTTTATGTTTCTTTGTGGTTGTTTGTTTGCCAAGTGCCATCGAGAATAGTGCTAAAAATCTTACACCTTTTTTTACGGGAAATACTGCATCCTTACTCCAAGCGACTGCGCTCATGTTTGTAGCTTACACGGGTTATGGTCGCATTGCCACAATGGGTGAAGAAGCAAAAGAACCGCGAAAAACTATTCCCAGAGCGATGGTTGTCACCTTATTGCTGACGATGCTGCTTTATATAGCAGTGGCGGTGGTTGGTATTGGAGCAGTGGGAGCAGATGTTTTAGGCAAGGTCACTCAACAAGTTCAAGCTGCACCGCTTGAACTTGTTGTCCGCAACGTTGTAGGTTCAAGCGGTGGTGTAGTCTTAGCTCTTGGAGCCATGACTGCAATGTTAGGCGTGCTGCTGAATTTGATTCTAGGATTGTCTCGCGTGGTATTGGCAATGGCAAGACGCCGAGATCTACCTGGAATTTTGGCAAGGTTGAATAAGTCAGAGACGACACCAGTTTGGGCTGTGTTGGTTGTTGGCATTGCGATCGCTCTTTTGGTTCTGATTGGAAATGTAAAAACGACTTGGTCTTTTAGTGCCTTCAGCGTTTTAATTTACTACGCCGTCACTAACTTGGCAGCACTACAACTACCTCCCCAAGAACGGCTCTATCCTAAATGGTTAGCTTGGGCGGGTTTGGCTTCCTGTGCTTTCTTAGCTTTTTGGGTAGAACAACAGATTTGGTTAGTAGGTTTAACGCTCATTGCTGTTGGGCTAATCTGGCGTGTCATTGTAAGATTACTAACTACAGACTAG